From the Xenopus laevis strain J_2021 chromosome 7L, Xenopus_laevis_v10.1, whole genome shotgun sequence genome, the window CAAGGTCTGccaaaagtctgaattaatttcTCTTGGATGGAACACATAGCTGCTTCTAATGCTTTTAGATTCTTACTTTCATCTGCGCTTATAATTCATTTAAATCATATATTTGTGGAATATGCCATAAAGAAAAGCATCTGTGTGTATTCTGTAGGAGTGGTAGACAGAAAAGCCATCTCTGGGTGAAATGTTCTCCTTACTGCTTAGGTTGATTGGGATATGGCTGGACTGAGAGAGAACCAGAATGTCTAATACCTATAGACCCGACCCATTGGTTGGTTTCAGGGGAGAATCATGGGGCTCAGTTTCTGCGTTCCTATCTATATACCTTTTATCAGAAACTGAGTTGAAGGCCGTATAGAGTGAAGGGGGTTCTGATTAGGCTGGTTGGGTTTCTGGAGCACATCTTTCTAGGTTAGAATTgttgaaaaagtagaattttacTTGGAAATGGAAAGTCTTTCTAGAAGGCAATTATATGAATTggtacttaaaggggaaaatgaaaatgtaatatatgcttcagcatactgaaataagacaatttgtaaatacaatcaattgaatattctgcatcatttctaaaattatcaagtttatcttcactatccctctctcagcatctgtttctcttcattctgtcttcatgcagcagttgggtgtcagatattcactgacagagccaatatatcttataggagggctcctttcctagcagatgtattagagctcactcaaataactgattccagtacaaacctaatctaacaaaataactgccttttgcaaaaattctgcatgtagagagacatgatgtctggtgatttaatagagtgagctctaatacatcttctaggcaaaaggagcccccctataagatatattggatctaactgtcagtgaatatctgacacccaactgctgcatgaagagagaatgaagagaaacagatgctgagagagaaatagtaaaGATAGACTTGATTGTTTCTGCATTGAGTCTGAGGGACTGCCCTACTGAAATGATGAAAGGTTGTAcaggatacgttatctggaaacccattatacagaaagctctgaattatggagcggccgtctcccattgactccatttcatccaaataatccaaacttttaaaaatgatttattttttcctctttaataataaaacagtaactctCAGATCTCCTCCAATCAACATATTATCATTAACGGGTATGAAACATCAAAGAAGAAGCTAAGGTGCTACATGATACTGTGCTTGGCTCTTTAGAGGCTATTGACTCTGTGTTTTTTGGCTCTCAGGTCAGTGTCTTATCAGGAGCTCCGAGTTGAAACAGCAGGGACCAATGGAACATCAGGATATTATTGTGTGCGGGAGTCTCAGATCAACGTTGCCAAGAGGCTTCTAGACATCCTAACAGTCTGGTAAGTGTCCCTATGATGGCAGCAATATGTGGACCCAGACATATGATTGATAGATGTATCTTAACCCTCTAATTGTGCACAGTCACACTCATACAACTGCAACAAAGATTTGCCAAACACCacaggctagtgtagcggggatctcccctgcacgtttattttgtcaagtgatgtaacgtttcgggggcgtgccccttcatctgatgaaggggcacgcccccaaaacgttacatcacttgatgAAATAAACATGctggggagatccccgctacactagcctgtGGTGTTTGGCAAATCTTTGTTGCAGATATTgttgggagaggcgccgacccctccagccagcactgGGCAACTATTATCAGGAGAGACCCAGGGGGAAATTAAGTAAATTGTTTGCTACACTCATACAACTGCCAGATCCCTGTGAGATCTAGCCTTTAAATTATACATATCACATGATCCCCAAATAGCCAAGAGCTGACCAGTCTGTAGCACTATTAATATAGAACCTAAACTCTTGGCAAAGTCCTTATAGGAGTTTTAGTACTGCTGCAAACACAGGTTGACAATCACATTAAATTTAGGGTCCCCAGTTTGGGGGGTGTCTTTGTGCCTCCAGATCAAGCATTACTAACTGGTGCTTTTTCTCTACTCTGATTTCTTGTCTCCTTTCTTAGTGAATGCCCAAGTGGCCAGTTTCTCTCTGTGCAGTGTCAAGGTAACCAGAGATTTCACACTTTACACATCCAGTAGGTAAAAGTGAGGCTAGGGAAAAATATCAGTAATACACGTTAATGGGGGATGGAATAATTTGGGGGAAAAGTGCCTAATTCAACAGGGGATCTGATCCAACATGGAAGCCTATGCTTATCTGATCCATCTGGGGGGAACTCCCCTGATAACTGATCAAACAATGGAAACCTCTGCTGATTTTATTCAACAGAGAAACGTCTGCTGATCATTCCCCATTATCAGTGAGAATGTTGGCAGtgaatatacagtgaataaacaGCAAATTGGATTATGTGAGCAATGAGCTCTTCCATTTTTGTTGGTTGaaaacgttaaagggatactgtcatgggaaaaacattttttttcaaaatgaatcagttaatagtgctgctccagcagaattctgcactgaaatccatttctcaaaagagcaaacagatttttttatattcaattttgaaatctgacatggggttagacatattgtcaatttcccagctgccccaagtcatgtgacttgtgctctgttaaacttcaatcactctttactgctgtactgcaagttggagtgatatcaccccccctccctttcccccccccagcagccaaacaaaagaacaatgagaaggtaaccagatagcagctccctaacacaagataacagctgcctggtagatctaaggacagcactcaatagtaaaaatccatgtcccactgagacacattcagttacattgagaaggaaaaacagcagcctgccagaaagcatttctctcctaaagtgcaggcacaagtcacatgaccaggggcagctggaaaattgacaaaatgtctagccccatgtcagaattcaaaattgaatataaaaaaatcagtttgctcttttgagaaatggatttcagtgcagatttctgctggagcagcactattaactgattcattttgaaaaaaaaaatgtttttcccatgacagtatccctttaagcttaaaggagaactacagcttaactaaagaagtaggtagaaatgttgtacatgatgttttgtgcttctgtaccagcccaaggcaaccacagccctttagcagtaaagatctgtgtctccaaagatgccccagtagctccccatcttcttttctgctgattcactgcacatgctctgtgctgctgtcacttactgagcttagggacccactcacaatatacagtacacatagaatagaaatgtcacaatataaggctgattagtaattaatacagataattactacgtggcagcacagaaaccagtgcaattagcatcagaattgaataatcagcaaacctgtagcatcagcttatattacagccagggaagctcattttctgctggataattagtgacgagccctaagcttagcttctcaacagccaatcagagcccactgagcatgtgagtgtcacagacactttccaagatggtgaccccctgtgacaagtttgaagtcctggatcattgctgctattgacaagctcaaactttaggctggtgcaataagggcatttttagccatattcatttttagcgtttaattctcctttaagcatttgtCTTACTTGAACATGCTTTGAAGCAAGGCAGCAAAATGGGGTGCAGTTAAAATAGAAATCCGTGAAATGATACTGTCCCAGTTCCCATCCTTAGACAGGACAGTCCCAAATTGCACTACTGGAACTAGAACATTATCAGACTTTGGGTCAAATTAGGTCtgttctcgggggggggggggacttgggGCATGGTCCCCTGATTTTAGGAGGTAAGGTTTGAGAATTaatgtcaaaaataaattttattgtaGGGGTGAgctaataaatcttttaaaaaagagGATCACCTCTTCTTGGAGATAAAGTCTTGGTACAATCCCTAGAATTAATATATAGAACTTCAGCCAATTAATAATAGGACAGTATGAAGACCAGTCAACCTAACCTCTTTGCAAGTTAAGCACTTTCACTGATTCTCAGCTTTTCATTAGATTCTGATGGGCTGTCTCTTGAAgcttctatggggcaaattcactaagcgccgaagcgcctaacgctagcattgggcattttcattacttcgcaaatttactaacgaacgctggtgtaaattcgctagtgttactttgcacccttacgcctggcgaattttagctacggacgtaactacgcaaattcactaacgcgcgcagtgtactgaacgctaccttttacgctagacttccttcgccacctcagaccaggcgaagcacaatagagtagatagggattgcttcaaaaaaagttcaaatttgttctaagtcccaaaaaaacgctggcgttttttctatattatgggtgataggctgaaaaagattgaaaaatgtattggggctcccctccttcccccctacatttcctaactcatggcaacttaactatacagtgggcacatgtgtagggcaaaataaacattttatttgatgttttgaaggtttcccaggcatttgtagtgattctacgtattcctccattgaaatttgaatttggcgcgtatgcaaattaaccatcgctagcataacttcgcttagcgaatcaacgctagcgcaacttcacaaccttactctacccctgagcggattttagtgaatttgcggggcgctggcgaaactacgcctggcgaagtgcagcaaagttgcgcctggcgcaactacgaatcttagtgaatttgcccctatgtgtttagaGGTATACTAGAGTGTGTCTAGTAAGTTTGAAATCACACACTGCTCCTGTTGTTTATGGATCTGCAGACTGTGGTCGCAGGAAATTGGCCATTGACAGAATCGTAGGAGGCCAAGATGCCACCCTTGGTCGGTGGCCATGGCAGGTCAGCCTGAGATATGATGGTGCCCATCTGTGTGGAGGATCCTTGATTTCCAGTGAGTGGGTGCTGACTGCTGCACACTGCTTTCCAGAGTAAGTAAAGAATAATTCCTTGTAAAGCCATGCTATATTGAGTATCCTCAGGGAGAATTTACAagctagtaacccatagcaaccactagtgtttgcttttaaaatggTCATTAGTAAAATCTCCCTGTTGATTGACTGCAAACTTTTGCAGAGACACTGAGAATGTAGTGCCTTTCACTCTAGCAGTTATGGGTTATTTTAGATGCCTTGAGTGCTCCTTTGTTCATTTAGGTAGTTATTTACCTCCCCTAGGGTTAAGTGTAATTTAATACTAGCCTGAAAATGCCCAGTCGATGGCAGTATGTTTCAGTATAAAAGGGTAGAGCTCGATGTGCTCAGGGTCTTTTTGTGGGACCTCACCTCACTGGAGGTGGATACAGGTCCAGGGTCCCAGCTCAGGTTCAAGTTTAGATAAGGTTTAGGTAGTGATAGCATGTTTCACAGTTATAGTCACTATAGGAGCAAAAAAAGAGGCTTAGGAATGGTAGTCCCAACACCCAATGAGGaaaaatagtggggttaggaccctgcGGTGTTTAACCCGCTAGaattgaggaccagatagggtgaaaaaagagaaaagacccTCAAATTGAGGATCACCTAAACTGGTGTTGGGATCATCAAAAATAGTGGCTCAATCCCAGAAATGAATCTGTGCGTAAGAGTGTGATAATTCATATTAACTCTTTTTCTTATCTCTGGGAAGGAGCTGAAATTCCTGTTTGTCTctaatatttatatgaatatatatttttacatatgatAAACAGTAGTAAACAGTTTATTGTAGGCAGCTCATCAATTTCCACCTCTGCTCAATCCCTGAAAGTATACTTATCTCTCTGCAGGAGGAATCGAGTAGTGAGCCAGTGGCGTGTATTTGCAGGGGCAGTATCCCAGCTCTCACTAAGAGGAAAGCTGCAGGGAGTTAAAGGCATCATATACCATTCTGGGTACTTACCGTTCCTCAACCCAGACAGTGAGGAGAACAGCAACGACATTGCCCTGGTGCATTTAGCCCATCCCATGACACTCACAGGTacctttcattttctttgtattgTACTTGTCTTGGGACTGGTaattaaaatggaataaaaaggGCTGTAAACCCTTAAAACAAATAAGAGAATGCTCTTGTGAGCATATGTACAATACTGTTCTGTTTTTAGTGATCTCTGATAATACCTGGCTCTTTTACAGGATCTGAATGTCAATGACACTAACTAGCTATGTTCCACCAGCATTGTCAGATAACCCTTGGGTCGCTGACTCTCATACTATGAAACTTATCTGTTGAGCAAAAAGCCTGGAATTAGTAGTGTAAAACtgtaaatatctcagaaaccactaaaaataaaaatgaaacaaaagaaaGGCTCAGAGTAAGCTTATGTAGTAGGTTTTAGGCTACTTGTTGGTACTTTATGCAGGTACTGGTTTTACCCAGGCTGGCTTTAGGGCAGTAGCAACTGTCTGCAACTCTCAGCAGAGCATGTGTTACATGGACCATTCTCAAgagggcctagggttgccacctggccgaatatataggaaggccggtattttttcccagaaaaggtggcaaccctaagaggGCCCTAGCTGTACTGTTGGTGGAAGGGTTAATCGTACTGATTGTGTACTTGAAAAAAGGCCACGCAGGCCACAAAAAGTTGTTCCTTCGAGATCCAAGACAGAaacccaataaaggctttttaagattatacacaatttggatggtgctgtgatttcgttCTTGAGTTCATCGTACTGATTGCCTACATAGAACTTGATATTTTAAATAACTGGGGGGGTCTTTAAAAACGGAACTCTTTGTTGATGGAGTAGCTTTACAATCCCTCTCTGCCGGTgctaattcagattttataagaTTATAAATCAGTAAATGTTTCAAGTTCACAACTACCAGAGGTAGTTCTCAAAGCCATAGCGAACACTCCCCTTTCAGTTCCACACTCCAAGGATGTCTCTATGCCTGACCACTTGAGTGCCTataatcagggccaccatcaggggttacaagtgtaccgggcccggcagtgctgaacttttcaaaagagccgggtcccccttGACAACGCCAAAGCCATGCCGCCTCCTTCCggagtcccgaacagccaaaattGGGAAGTCCcgaaagcggcaaaaagacccaaagtcacgaaaacagactaaattgaagtcctgatgcagcgaaaagacccaaagtcacaaacatttggggccccaattttttttttaacttgtaggggggccctggtgccagtgttttttttaaaaatattctttggggccccaattttttttcacttgtaaggggagccctggcaccgatgatttttttaaaaaaaaaacttttgtggggggctctggcgccaatggttttttttttttaacttataccgGGGCCTTGGTCCCCAATAactttataacgtgtgtgtgggggtggttaccttttttagccctgatgtttgtgtggtcttttaactgtgatgtggagtgggtgggatctggggtggggcttggaggCCAGGATGGGTGGGgacccgaaaatgttgttgtacagggcccagtgatttctaaggGCAAACCTGCCTATAATATCAGCCTTTACACTGCAGGCAGTTGCGATTCTGATGCCGCCCTCTCTCCCACTCTACTCTTAAAAATTAGCATTGGAGCGGGTCAAAgtggggcagcatcgctagtgcattgagcaccATTGCACTAGCGAAGCCACATTTTCTgggttaaaaaacagaaatttggctcttacagATACAAGAGGCGGCcttttgccgcccttggtaaccGGCCGATTGCTGCCGCCTGAAGCCAGCAGCAGCTTAGTAGAAGTGTGCCACTCACCGCTCTATGTACTCCTCCAGACATGTTGTGGTCTTAGCTTGGGTTACAGGGGAACCATCAACCAAATCCCCGCTCTCAGAGAGAGACAGATTAGTAGTTAGgtacacaggaccgccatcagggggcactgGGGGGGGACAATTGTCCTGGCCCcaatggcttctatatgttaaggggggaCTGGCCGTGCTGGGTTTCCTGGactagccgggccccccttgaactGCCGAAGTAGGAGACGGATTGAGCCAAAATAGGAGCTGAGTTGCaccgaagtaggagccaagttgcgctgaagtaggagccgagttgtgtTGAAGTagttgtatattgtattgttctTTTAGGTTTTTTGCACTACAAATAAGATACGTGCAGTGTGCTTggaaattcattcatatttttttttcaaactatagtCTGGCCCCCCAAAAGTTTGAGGGACCACGCTCTGGCCCCCAGTGGATCCCTGTACTAGGGTTTCAAGCAACTAGTCATGATGTTCCTAACCACTATTGTGTTTTCATCATTGCAGAATACATTCAGCCTGTGTGTCTTCCTGCTCTGGGACAACAGATTATTGATGGAAAGATCTGCACAGTGACAGGGTGGGGCAATTTGCAGTATTATGGTGAGTATCAAGTGGAATAGTGTACCCTGTCTATTGCACTTTAATCTCAATCTGCTGAATTCTATCCCAAAACTAAGGAGttttattagtaatatgcatTAGCTAGCAATGCTCTGGGTAGGGTTTCAGGCTGTAATTGTAGTTATATCGTCCCTGGCTTCACTGCTTGGTACACTTGTCAGGATACCTttataatacacagaagccacaaatatcctgtaaattatatccttataaacggtgactagtgatgtcatcagttataaacggtgagtagtgatgtcatttttgtcacatgactcactaaatcttgtgtattataatgtataaagaataaagtaccccttgttggaaaatatgaggaaattagaagtaagttccggagttccatgacctggaccttcggcctcgtgtttttatatggtcatgaaactcctcggtaacttataatatccttatatttacaagaggggttactttattcactatatacactccAAATGGTTTCCATGCTTCTCAGTCATGTCTGACTAATGGGAGAAGTAATCTAACCAGTGGGACTTTTGATTGGtcaatataataaatgaaaataataaaaccaataaaatcccTGGCTCTTGTCCATAGGCCAACAATCAGAGATACTGCAGGAGGCATCAGTTCCCATAATCAGCAGCTCCGTGTGC encodes:
- the LOC108705714 gene encoding serine protease hepsin-like — its product is MVEKEGMGKGCHWTSQRILGVTLCVIISLAGIGVIAWAVVTYVLKNENQNLYAVQVNLPDHRLSVYDEKEKVWRLVCSSFSNPEVATLSCEEMGFIRSVSYQELRVETAGTNGTSGYYCVRESQINVAKRLLDILTVCECPSGQFLSVQCQDCGRRKLAIDRIVGGQDATLGRWPWQVSLRYDGAHLCGGSLISSEWVLTAAHCFPERNRVVSQWRVFAGAVSQLSLRGKLQGVKGIIYHSGYLPFLNPDSEENSNDIALVHLAHPMTLTEYIQPVCLPALGQQIIDGKICTVTGWGNLQYYGQQSEILQEASVPIISSSVCNQPEYYMNQITGKMFCAGYAEGGIDACQGDSGGPFVCEDNLSRSSRWRLCGIVSWGIGCAMPNKPGVYAKVDQYQYWIYRAMKTKSDVAGITEMP